A single region of the Caballeronia insecticola genome encodes:
- a CDS encoding carbohydrate ABC transporter permease produces MASTATHARRRAKSARYFGIVPRSPAFWFLIPAIAALAIIGVYPLLLALYNSFHQYKLADLASGTPWVGVDNYIATLTDPSFWGALGRTALFLCVTLPIEIALGLFAALLLHRTDLPWMRAAARVSLVIPMATTYAVVGLIGRLIFNRQFGVANYLTGLIGIPPQDWLADPTLAFVSVMIMDIWQWTPFCALILLAGLSMVPKEAEEAARLETPKWSMILWHLQRPYLLPGLTAILILRSADMLKMFDAVFTMTRGGPGAATEFISVYIQRVGFRLFDQGMASAQAIILLILTIVLSRLYIRFVYREAA; encoded by the coding sequence ATGGCATCGACAGCAACGCACGCGCGAAGACGCGCCAAGTCCGCGCGCTACTTCGGCATCGTGCCGCGTTCGCCCGCTTTCTGGTTCCTGATTCCCGCAATCGCCGCGCTCGCGATCATCGGCGTGTATCCGCTGCTGCTCGCGCTCTATAACTCGTTCCATCAGTACAAGCTCGCGGATCTCGCCTCGGGCACGCCGTGGGTCGGCGTCGACAACTACATTGCGACGCTCACCGATCCGAGTTTCTGGGGCGCGCTCGGGCGCACGGCGCTGTTTCTGTGCGTCACGCTGCCGATAGAAATCGCGCTCGGGCTGTTCGCGGCGCTGCTGCTGCATCGCACCGACTTGCCGTGGATGCGGGCGGCCGCGCGCGTGAGCCTCGTCATTCCGATGGCGACCACGTATGCGGTCGTCGGCCTGATCGGGCGGCTGATCTTCAACCGGCAGTTCGGCGTGGCGAATTATCTGACGGGCCTCATCGGCATTCCGCCGCAGGACTGGCTCGCGGACCCGACGCTCGCCTTCGTCTCCGTGATGATCATGGATATCTGGCAGTGGACGCCGTTCTGCGCGCTGATTTTGCTTGCCGGACTTTCGATGGTGCCGAAAGAAGCGGAAGAAGCCGCGCGCCTCGAAACGCCGAAGTGGAGCATGATCCTGTGGCATCTGCAGCGTCCTTACTTGCTGCCGGGCCTCACGGCCATTCTCATTCTTCGTTCCGCCGACATGCTCAAGATGTTCGATGCCGTCTTCACGATGACGCGCGGCGGCCCCGGCGCGGCAACGGAATTCATCAGCGTCTATATCCAGCGTGTGGGCTTTCGTTTGTTCGATCAGGGCATGGCGTCGGCGCAGGCGATCATCCTGCTCATTCTGACGATCGTGCTGTCGCGTCTTTATATCCGCTTCGTCTATCGGGAGGCTGCGTGA
- a CDS encoding carbohydrate ABC transporter permease, with protein MSVTQRAKRARAARKRATVWHFLGLVVVFMSSVFPFYWMVTTSLKSQSDALAYPPKWLFSPTLHHYSAALFEHDVAGSLLNSLIIASSTTVLAILLGTPAAYALARYEFRGKEDLWFWFISNRMVSPVVLAVPFFLIATKLGLVDTHIVLILLYLTFSLPIVVWICTDQFRNIPVELDEAARLDGASPWRVFWRINLPLAMPGIVVSAIFAFIFSWNDLLYALVLTRSDAITSPVAATSYMSGYELPWGEIMATGTLIVLPMVIFALLVSGRLVQGLTMGAVK; from the coding sequence GTGTCAGTCACGCAACGCGCGAAGCGCGCACGCGCCGCAAGAAAACGCGCCACTGTATGGCATTTTCTGGGCCTCGTCGTCGTGTTCATGTCCTCGGTGTTTCCGTTTTACTGGATGGTCACGACGAGCCTGAAGAGCCAGTCCGACGCGCTCGCCTATCCGCCGAAATGGCTTTTTTCGCCGACGCTTCATCACTATTCCGCGGCGCTCTTCGAACATGATGTGGCGGGCAGCTTGCTCAATTCGCTGATCATCGCGAGCAGTACGACCGTGCTCGCCATTCTGCTCGGCACGCCCGCGGCCTACGCGCTCGCGCGCTACGAGTTTCGCGGCAAGGAAGACCTGTGGTTCTGGTTCATCTCCAATCGCATGGTGAGCCCGGTAGTGCTCGCGGTGCCGTTCTTCCTGATCGCGACGAAGCTCGGACTCGTCGATACGCATATCGTGCTGATCCTGCTCTATCTGACGTTCTCGCTGCCGATCGTCGTGTGGATCTGCACCGATCAGTTCCGCAACATTCCGGTCGAACTCGATGAAGCCGCGCGGCTCGACGGCGCGTCGCCGTGGCGTGTGTTCTGGCGCATCAATCTGCCACTTGCGATGCCGGGCATCGTCGTCTCGGCGATCTTCGCGTTCATCTTCTCGTGGAACGATCTGCTCTATGCGCTCGTGCTGACGCGCAGCGACGCGATCACTTCGCCCGTTGCGGCAACGAGCTACATGAGCGGCTATGAATTGCCGTGGGGCGAAATCATGGCGACGGGCACGCTGATCGTGCTGCCGATGGTGATCTTCGCATTGCTCGTATCGGGCCGACTGGTGCAAGGCCTGACGATGGGCGCGGTGAAATAA
- a CDS encoding sugar-binding transcriptional regulator encodes MSKSAPPIALAEADDAIDSEEELQARVAWHYYVGNLTQQEIAQRIGSNRVRVNRLLAASRESGLVQITINSKIAPCVALEEALAKRFGLECAVVVPTGANNEANNAALGIGAAAFFAKQIVAGQTIGLGWGRTIRSVLRAMPQRTYGAVSAVSLQGGLSHCPSINTFDIVSDFANICRADGYLFAAPIYVSSQKARDVILQEETVRETYELARNADLALLTCGDLTESLVVTYGIENPEQLRALEKAGAVGDMLGHFMDAHGELIDHALNRRTVAITLDDLRKIKRVVLVSGGKKKFHVTRAALRGRYPSVLVTDEDTARRLCEEP; translated from the coding sequence ATGAGCAAGAGCGCACCGCCCATCGCCCTCGCAGAAGCGGACGATGCCATCGACTCGGAAGAGGAACTGCAGGCGCGCGTCGCGTGGCACTACTACGTCGGCAATCTGACGCAGCAGGAGATCGCGCAACGTATCGGCAGCAATCGCGTGCGCGTGAACCGGCTGCTCGCCGCGAGCCGCGAATCGGGTCTCGTGCAGATCACCATCAACAGCAAGATTGCGCCGTGCGTGGCGCTGGAAGAAGCCCTCGCGAAGCGCTTCGGGCTGGAATGCGCGGTCGTCGTGCCGACCGGCGCGAACAACGAAGCGAACAACGCGGCGCTGGGCATCGGCGCGGCGGCCTTCTTCGCGAAGCAGATCGTGGCGGGCCAGACCATCGGCCTCGGCTGGGGCCGCACGATTCGCTCCGTGCTGCGCGCGATGCCGCAACGCACGTATGGCGCGGTGTCGGCGGTGTCGTTGCAGGGCGGGCTGTCGCATTGCCCGAGCATCAATACGTTCGATATCGTGTCGGACTTCGCCAACATCTGCCGCGCGGACGGCTATCTTTTCGCGGCGCCGATCTATGTGAGCAGCCAGAAGGCGCGCGATGTGATCCTGCAGGAAGAGACCGTGCGCGAGACTTACGAACTCGCACGCAATGCCGACCTCGCGCTGCTCACGTGCGGCGATCTGACGGAATCGCTCGTGGTGACATACGGCATCGAGAATCCTGAGCAATTGCGCGCGCTGGAAAAGGCCGGTGCGGTCGGCGACATGCTCGGTCATTTCATGGATGCGCACGGCGAACTGATCGATCATGCGCTGAACCGGCGCACCGTTGCCATTACGCTCGACGACCTGCGCAAGATCAAGCGCGTGGTTCTCGTGAGCGGCGGCAAGAAGAAGTTTCATGTGACGCGCGCGGCATTGCGCGGACGTTATCCGTCGGTGCTCGTGACCGATGAGGACACCGCGCGCCGTCTCTGCGAAGAGCCCTGA
- a CDS encoding SDR family oxidoreductase — protein sequence MTTIDRNREFAGKTVLVTGAGKGIGHATVHLLIERGARVIALSRSAADLDALKQETGCETVAVDLADAHAAREAARSVQPVDLLVNNAGLAELQPFLETTVESFDVTMNVNLRAAMIVAQECAKSMIARGVGGSIVNVSSLSANVGFALHAAYCASKGGLDAMTRVMATELGPHGIRTNAVLPTVTMTPMGERAWSDPAKSGPMLARIPLDRFVQPVEVARTIAYLLSDDSSMVNGVSLLVDGGFQAC from the coding sequence ATGACGACCATCGACAGAAACCGCGAATTCGCGGGCAAGACCGTGCTCGTCACGGGCGCGGGCAAGGGCATCGGCCATGCGACCGTGCATCTGCTGATCGAACGCGGCGCGCGCGTCATTGCGTTGAGCCGCAGCGCCGCCGATCTCGACGCATTGAAGCAGGAGACGGGTTGCGAAACCGTTGCCGTCGATCTCGCCGATGCGCACGCCGCGCGCGAAGCGGCCCGTTCGGTGCAGCCTGTCGATCTGCTCGTGAACAATGCGGGTCTCGCCGAGTTGCAGCCGTTTCTGGAGACGACCGTCGAGTCCTTCGATGTGACCATGAACGTGAACCTGCGCGCCGCGATGATCGTTGCGCAAGAGTGCGCGAAGAGCATGATCGCGCGTGGCGTGGGCGGGTCGATCGTCAACGTGTCGAGCTTGTCGGCGAACGTGGGCTTTGCGCTGCACGCGGCGTATTGCGCATCCAAAGGCGGACTCGATGCGATGACGCGCGTCATGGCAACCGAACTCGGGCCGCACGGCATCCGCACGAACGCGGTGCTTCCCACCGTCACGATGACGCCGATGGGCGAGCGCGCTTGGAGCGATCCCGCGAAGTCCGGGCCGATGCTCGCGCGCATTCCGCTTGATCGTTTCGTGCAGCCGGTGGAAGTGGCGCGCACGATTGCCTATCTCCTCAGCGACGATTCGAGCATGGTGAACGGTGTGAGCCTGCTGGTCGACGGCGGTTTTCAGGCCTGTTGA
- a CDS encoding NAD(P)-dependent alcohol dehydrogenase, whose amino-acid sequence MEALVLEEAKRISLRPFSLPQVVGPRDVRIRIHTVGICGSDIHYYQHGRIGPFVVNEPMVLGHEASGTVVEVGDEVKHLKAGDRVCMEPGVPDMESRASREGLYNLDPKVRFWATPPVHGCLAPFVVHPAAFTYKLPDNVSFAEGAIVEPLSIGLQAAKKAAIKPGDVAVVLGAGTIGMMCALAALAGGCSRAIVCDLVQEKLDLIGGVQGVTAVNIRDKRALDVVNELTDGWGADIVIEASGNEKAFDGIVDLLCPGGCIVLVGMPQHAIPLDIVAVQIKEARIESVFRYANIFPRAIQLIASGKLDVKPFISRTFPFAEGIKAFEEAASGVPTDVKVQIVLEE is encoded by the coding sequence ATGGAAGCCCTGGTTCTCGAGGAAGCAAAGCGCATCAGCTTGCGCCCGTTCAGCCTGCCGCAGGTTGTGGGCCCGCGTGACGTGCGCATCCGCATTCATACGGTCGGCATTTGCGGCAGCGACATTCACTACTATCAGCACGGCCGTATCGGGCCGTTCGTCGTCAACGAGCCGATGGTGCTGGGGCATGAAGCATCGGGCACGGTCGTCGAAGTGGGCGATGAGGTGAAGCATCTGAAAGCGGGCGACCGCGTATGCATGGAGCCGGGCGTGCCGGACATGGAATCGCGTGCGTCGCGCGAAGGGCTGTATAACCTCGATCCGAAAGTGCGCTTCTGGGCGACGCCGCCCGTGCATGGCTGCCTCGCGCCGTTCGTCGTGCACCCGGCGGCGTTCACGTACAAGCTGCCGGACAACGTGAGCTTCGCGGAAGGCGCGATTGTCGAGCCGTTGTCGATCGGCTTGCAGGCCGCGAAGAAAGCCGCGATCAAGCCGGGCGACGTTGCCGTCGTGCTCGGCGCGGGCACCATCGGCATGATGTGTGCGCTCGCCGCGCTCGCGGGCGGTTGCAGCCGCGCGATCGTGTGCGATCTCGTGCAGGAGAAGCTCGATCTCATCGGCGGCGTGCAGGGCGTGACCGCCGTGAACATCCGCGACAAGCGCGCGCTGGATGTGGTCAACGAACTGACGGACGGCTGGGGCGCGGACATCGTGATCGAGGCGAGCGGCAACGAAAAAGCGTTCGACGGTATCGTCGATCTGCTGTGTCCCGGCGGCTGCATCGTGCTCGTCGGCATGCCGCAGCATGCGATTCCGCTGGATATCGTCGCGGTGCAGATCAAGGAAGCGCGCATCGAGTCGGTGTTCCGCTACGCCAATATCTTTCCGCGCGCGATTCAACTGATTGCATCGGGCAAGCTCGATGTCAAACCGTTTATATCGCGCACGTTCCCGTTCGCCGAAGGCATCAAGGCCTTCGAGGAAGCGGCGAGCGGCGTGCCCACCGACGTGAAGGTGCAGATCGTGCTTGAAGAATGA
- a CDS encoding DUF1479 domain-containing protein yields the protein MEPLRIDDLPAAIREAKRALRAALPNYREVFKEVERDIARQAARIADERARGDAVIPELRYADIADARVAQHTVDAIRERGACVVRGVFAPERAAAWDREIADYVETNRLDAKLANRAEDKYFGTLASSKPQIYGIYWSKPQVEARQSEELTNTRVFLNRLWKNDSEGRVHFDPEHVPVYADRLRRRPPGSESLGLSAHCDGGSVERWLDDNFRRVYRHVFSGAWRDYDPFDAAYRPEVREVPSPAVCSMFRTFQGWTALTPQGPGDGTLQLVPIANAMVYVLLRALQDDVADDDLCGAMPGRALSIKREFHGVLFDALSSIPHMQAGDAVFWHSDVIHAVEDAHRGKGYSNVMYIASAPACAKNSAYLQRQLKSFVEGASPPDFPADNFEVDFAGRATEDTLTPLGREQMGFTR from the coding sequence ATGGAACCGCTACGCATCGACGACCTTCCCGCCGCCATTCGCGAAGCCAAACGCGCACTGCGCGCAGCGTTGCCGAACTATCGCGAAGTGTTCAAAGAAGTCGAACGAGACATCGCGCGACAGGCCGCACGCATTGCCGACGAACGCGCGCGCGGCGACGCCGTGATCCCCGAATTGCGCTACGCCGATATCGCCGATGCACGCGTGGCGCAACACACGGTCGATGCCATTCGCGAGCGCGGCGCATGCGTCGTGCGCGGCGTGTTCGCGCCGGAACGCGCCGCCGCGTGGGACCGCGAGATCGCGGACTATGTCGAAACGAACCGGCTCGATGCGAAGCTCGCGAATCGCGCGGAGGACAAATACTTCGGCACGCTCGCGTCCAGCAAACCGCAAATCTACGGCATTTATTGGTCGAAGCCGCAAGTCGAGGCGCGTCAGTCCGAAGAGTTGACGAACACGCGCGTCTTCCTCAACCGGCTCTGGAAGAACGACAGCGAAGGCCGCGTGCATTTCGATCCGGAACACGTGCCCGTTTATGCGGACCGCTTGCGCCGTCGTCCGCCGGGTTCGGAATCACTCGGCCTCTCGGCGCATTGCGATGGCGGCTCCGTCGAACGCTGGCTCGACGATAACTTCAGGCGCGTTTATCGCCATGTCTTTAGCGGCGCGTGGCGCGACTACGATCCGTTCGATGCGGCGTACCGTCCCGAAGTGCGCGAGGTTCCATCGCCCGCCGTGTGCTCGATGTTCCGCACGTTTCAAGGATGGACCGCACTCACGCCGCAAGGTCCCGGCGACGGCACGCTGCAACTCGTGCCGATCGCCAATGCGATGGTCTATGTTCTGCTGCGCGCGTTGCAGGACGACGTCGCCGACGACGATCTCTGCGGCGCCATGCCCGGCCGTGCGCTCTCGATCAAACGCGAATTTCACGGCGTGCTGTTCGATGCACTTTCGTCGATTCCCCACATGCAGGCGGGCGACGCCGTGTTCTGGCATAGCGACGTCATCCATGCCGTGGAAGACGCGCATCGCGGCAAGGGCTACAGCAACGTGATGTATATCGCATCGGCGCCGGCGTGCGCGAAGAATAGCGCGTACTTGCAGCGGCAATTGAAGAGCTTTGTAGAAGGCGCGAGCCCGCCGGACTTCCCCGCCGACAATTTCGAAGTCGATTTCGCCGGACGCGCAACGGAAGACACGCTCACGCCGCTCGGGCGTGAGCAAATGGGCTTCACACGATGA
- a CDS encoding helix-turn-helix domain-containing protein — translation MKASYEHVAMGEGCSVRIFNRRIARIPFEWHHHPEYELTLTMNSRGKRYIGDSVASYGADDLVLVPPDLPHTWASNRSIDAGEPQVAIVVWFSGEWARRMASCCPEYEALNRLLRRAACGLAFGAKASAAMRSRLDGLLSVSPRERLAVALDVLCALADEDAQALASPSAFSGNASVTGHEPERINRVLALVDARFAQRLSLRELAQAANLSERTLNRYFVQHVGESVGRYVNRVRIGHATRMLADTAWPIAVIAARSGFPSVANFNRAYKTAKGMTPGAYRQEMANDRDKRKEDASALNERSPSLDRAKVRKAPRIRAKARPTDRTGSRPSSPNSGSRARAPR, via the coding sequence ATGAAGGCATCGTACGAACACGTAGCAATGGGCGAAGGCTGCTCGGTGCGCATCTTCAACCGCCGCATCGCGCGCATTCCGTTCGAATGGCATCACCATCCCGAGTACGAACTCACGCTGACGATGAACAGCCGCGGCAAGCGCTATATCGGCGATTCGGTCGCGAGCTACGGCGCCGACGATCTCGTGCTCGTGCCGCCCGATCTGCCGCACACGTGGGCGTCGAATCGTTCGATCGATGCGGGCGAACCGCAAGTGGCGATCGTCGTGTGGTTCAGCGGCGAATGGGCGCGGCGCATGGCGAGTTGTTGTCCCGAGTACGAGGCGCTGAACCGGCTGTTACGGCGTGCCGCATGCGGGCTTGCGTTCGGCGCGAAGGCGAGTGCGGCAATGCGCAGCCGGCTCGACGGCTTGCTGTCCGTGTCGCCGCGCGAGCGGCTTGCGGTGGCGCTGGATGTGCTCTGCGCTCTCGCCGACGAAGACGCGCAGGCGCTTGCATCGCCGAGTGCGTTTAGCGGGAACGCATCGGTGACGGGGCATGAACCCGAGCGCATCAATCGCGTGCTGGCGCTCGTCGATGCGCGCTTCGCACAGCGGCTCTCGCTACGTGAACTCGCGCAGGCGGCGAATTTGTCGGAGCGAACGCTCAATCGATATTTCGTGCAGCACGTCGGCGAAAGCGTGGGGCGTTATGTGAATCGTGTGAGGATTGGTCATGCAACGCGCATGCTTGCCGATACCGCGTGGCCCATCGCGGTGATCGCGGCGCGCTCCGGCTTTCCGAGCGTAGCGAATTTCAACCGGGCTTATAAGACCGCGAAGGGCATGACGCCGGGCGCGTACCGGCAGGAAATGGCGAACGATCGTGACAAGCGTAAAGAGGATGCGAGCGCGCTGAATGAACGCTCGCCGTCTTTGGATCGTGCGAAAGTCAGAAAGGCGCCTCGGATACGTGCCAAAGCACGCCCGACGGATCGAACAGGAAGCCGACCTTCATCCCCCAACTCTGGATCGCGGGCGCGCGCGCCGCGTTGA
- a CDS encoding VOC family protein, with protein MSQLLALRPFVPAKDFDVSKRFYEALGFRITHEDKDIAMLKADGFSFILQNFYVKELAENFMLQMLVRDVDAWWRDKNPETLGERFGVNAARAPAIQSWGMKVGFLFDPSGVLWHVSEAPF; from the coding sequence ATGAGCCAACTTCTCGCGCTGCGCCCCTTCGTTCCTGCTAAAGACTTCGATGTGTCCAAGCGCTTTTATGAAGCACTCGGCTTTCGCATCACGCATGAAGACAAAGATATCGCCATGCTGAAAGCCGATGGCTTTAGCTTCATTCTGCAGAACTTTTATGTGAAGGAACTCGCCGAGAACTTCATGCTGCAAATGCTCGTGCGCGATGTCGATGCATGGTGGCGCGACAAGAATCCCGAAACGCTTGGCGAACGCTTTGGCGTCAACGCGGCGCGCGCGCCCGCGATCCAGAGTTGGGGGATGAAGGTCGGCTTCCTGTTCGATCCGTCGGGCGTGCTTTGGCACGTATCCGAGGCGCCTTTCTGA
- a CDS encoding aspartyl/asparaginyl beta-hydroxylase domain-containing protein, protein MTAEAECVHDDPLFILDDTLVHQSVNESDRLRYCIFLDVLRPTHFARALHVLVTGVRLSVISVRRVFYANWEMIR, encoded by the coding sequence ATAACCGCCGAGGCCGAATGCGTTCACGACGATCCGCTCTTCATCTTGGATGACACGCTCGTGCATCAATCGGTGAACGAGTCGGACCGTCTGCGCTATTGCATCTTCCTCGATGTATTGCGGCCCACGCATTTCGCCCGCGCACTGCATGTGCTCGTCACGGGCGTGCGTTTGAGCGTGATCTCGGTGAGGCGCGTGTTCTATGCGAACTGGGAGATGATTCGCTGA
- a CDS encoding ABC transporter substrate-binding protein, whose translation MTTTRRDVMRLAGATFALGAAGVPLAACAKQSQAQPNLALASYEGPDRAEKILAAAKEEGELNFYTSIAQPDVAPLIDPFEARYGIKVNIWRAGDEQVVQRIVAESQGHRYIVDAVHTGSSYLDALRREKLLTPVSSPVLAELAPNVVPEHRQWASTMLSVWVQAYNTRLIKPADLPRRYDDLLAAHWKGKLGIEAKSSDWFATVATQMGRDKGIEFFRTLVDTNGVAARTGNSLLNNLVIAGEVPLALEVYNYMPAQAKRRGAPIDWFVLQPAAARANGVALLTHAPHPAAALLLYDYLLSVDAQRILVSRDYVPTNRNVASPMQGVNVALVDPAMTMNERGQWNKAFNQIFLHASGS comes from the coding sequence ATGACGACGACAAGAAGAGACGTGATGCGTTTGGCCGGCGCGACGTTCGCACTTGGCGCTGCCGGTGTGCCGCTTGCCGCGTGCGCGAAGCAATCGCAGGCACAGCCGAATCTCGCGCTCGCCTCATACGAAGGCCCGGACCGCGCCGAAAAGATTCTTGCCGCTGCGAAGGAAGAAGGCGAACTGAACTTCTATACGTCGATTGCGCAACCGGACGTGGCGCCGCTCATCGATCCGTTCGAGGCGCGCTATGGCATCAAGGTCAACATCTGGCGCGCGGGCGATGAACAGGTGGTACAGCGTATCGTCGCGGAATCGCAGGGGCATCGCTATATCGTGGATGCCGTGCATACGGGCTCGTCGTATCTCGATGCGCTGCGGCGCGAGAAGCTGCTCACGCCGGTAAGCTCGCCGGTGCTGGCCGAGCTTGCGCCGAACGTTGTGCCGGAACATCGGCAATGGGCATCGACCATGCTGTCCGTGTGGGTGCAGGCATATAACACGCGCCTCATCAAACCCGCCGATCTGCCCAGACGCTATGACGACCTGCTTGCCGCGCACTGGAAAGGCAAGCTCGGCATCGAGGCCAAGAGTTCCGACTGGTTCGCCACCGTCGCGACGCAAATGGGCCGCGACAAGGGCATCGAGTTCTTTCGCACGCTCGTCGATACGAATGGCGTTGCCGCGCGCACGGGCAATTCGCTTCTCAACAATCTCGTGATCGCAGGTGAAGTGCCGCTTGCGCTCGAGGTCTATAACTACATGCCGGCGCAGGCCAAGCGACGCGGCGCGCCTATCGACTGGTTCGTGTTGCAGCCGGCAGCCGCACGCGCCAACGGCGTCGCCTTGCTCACGCATGCGCCGCATCCGGCTGCGGCGCTGCTGCTTTACGACTATCTGCTATCCGTCGATGCGCAACGCATTCTCGTGTCGCGCGATTATGTGCCGACGAATCGCAATGTCGCGTCGCCGATGCAGGGCGTGAACGTCGCACTCGTTGATCCGGCCATGACGATGAACGAGCGCGGTCAATGGAACAAGGCGTTCAATCAGATCTTCCTGCATGCGTCGGGATCGTGA
- a CDS encoding aldo/keto reductase has translation MKYRSIGRTDLKVSEIGFGCGGNAGLMVRGSFDEQLRVVEAALEAGINYFDVAPDYISAEANLGRVLHELRARPLLNSKVEIREENLDDIAAHVVRSAEASLKTLGVDCLDVLQIHNAPVCGSRSPVGRDYHTLGVRHFLGPRGALEGLRRLLDAGKVRYIGFVCRGNDAPYVRELLATGMFSVLNVPYTLLNPSAGMVLPANLAVDKDGGAILDDARKADAGTAIYSVLARGFLSDQSVAGEAHHPLARETSANAADATTMRERAARVSFLARESGITLAQAAFRFVLAHPGVTTALGGFSSMEQLKELCAVSGMGPFPHDLNARLERVWQSNFAETES, from the coding sequence ATGAAATACAGAAGCATCGGGCGCACGGACTTGAAGGTGTCCGAGATCGGTTTCGGCTGTGGCGGCAACGCGGGCCTGATGGTGCGCGGCAGCTTCGACGAGCAGTTGCGCGTCGTCGAGGCGGCGCTCGAAGCGGGCATCAATTACTTCGACGTCGCACCGGATTACATAAGCGCCGAGGCGAATCTCGGCCGCGTGCTGCATGAGCTGCGTGCGCGTCCGCTGCTCAATTCGAAGGTCGAGATTCGCGAGGAGAATCTCGACGACATCGCGGCGCATGTCGTGCGCTCCGCTGAAGCGAGCCTGAAGACGCTGGGCGTCGATTGTCTCGACGTGCTTCAAATTCACAACGCACCGGTATGCGGATCGCGGTCGCCTGTGGGCCGCGACTATCACACGCTCGGCGTGCGGCATTTTCTGGGACCACGCGGCGCGCTCGAAGGACTGCGTCGATTGCTCGATGCAGGCAAGGTGCGCTACATCGGCTTCGTCTGTCGCGGCAACGATGCGCCTTACGTGCGCGAGTTGCTCGCCACGGGCATGTTCAGCGTGCTCAATGTGCCTTACACGCTGCTGAATCCGAGCGCGGGCATGGTGCTTCCGGCGAACCTCGCAGTCGATAAAGACGGCGGCGCCATACTCGACGATGCGCGCAAGGCCGACGCCGGCACCGCCATCTATAGCGTGCTCGCGCGCGGCTTTCTGTCCGATCAGAGCGTGGCGGGCGAGGCGCATCATCCACTTGCGCGCGAGACATCCGCCAACGCCGCCGACGCCACGACGATGCGCGAGCGTGCCGCGCGCGTGAGTTTCCTTGCACGCGAAAGTGGAATTACGCTCGCACAGGCCGCGTTTCGCTTCGTGCTCGCGCATCCCGGCGTGACGACCGCACTCGGCGGCTTTTCTTCGATGGAGCAATTGAAGGAACTATGCGCGGTGTCCGGCATGGGGCCGTTTCCGCACGATTTGAATGCGCGGCTCGAACGCGTGTGGCAAAGCAATTTCGCTGAAACGGAGTCATGA